AGCGACTGGCGCTCCCGGTAGCCGGTGCGGACGTCGGCCACGTCGCCGAGGTGGACCTCGCCCCCGGCCTCGCGGCCCACCACGATGTCCAGGAGGCGGGCCTTCTCGAGGCGTTCCCCCTGGGTCTTGACGAGGTACTGGCCGCCGTCCCGGAAGACGAGGCCGTCGGGGATGTTCAGGTTCTGGGCCCGGATGGCGGCGATCACCTGCGCCAGGGAGAGGCCGTGGGCGTGGAGGCGCCGGGGGTCCACCTCCACGGTGACCTCGGGCGCGTAGCCGCCGAAGACCTCCACGTTGGCCACGTCGGGCACGCGGAGCAGGGCCTCGCGGATCTCGTTGTCGGCGAGCTGGCGGACCTTGGCGAGGTCGAGGTGGCTGCCGGGCCGCGGCGCCAGCGCCAGGGTGAAGACGGGGTTGGTGGCGTCGCTGACCCGGAAGATCTCGGGCGGCTGGATGTCGGGGGGCAACTTGGCCTCGATGCGCTTCAAGGCGTTGGCCACGTCCGTGGCCGCGGCGTCGAGGCTCTTCGCGTACTCGAACTCCACGCTCACCGCGGCCATCTCGTCCTGGCTCACGGAGCGGACCTTGCGGACGAGGTCGATGGTGGCCAGCTCCTTCTCCACCGTGCGGGTCACCTTGTCTTCCACGTCCGAGGCCGCGGCCCCGGGTTCCGGGATGATCACCGCGATCACCGGGTAGTTGGCGTCGGGGAAGAGGTTGAGGGGCATGGCCTTGAAACCGATGAACCCCAGGGCGGCGGCGAGCAGGATGAACGAGGTGATGAGGTAGGGCCGCTCGAGGTAGGCCTCGACGAAGGTCTTCCGGCCCCCGGGGCCGGGCGTGGGCGTGCCGGACGGGGCGTTCATGGCCGGGCCTTCCCGGTGTCCGCCTTCGGGCCCGGCGCCGCCGCCCCGGAGGGGGCGTCGGCGCCGGCGGCCTCGGCCACCCGGACTTTCTCGCCGTCGTGGAGGCGCAGCAGGGCGCTCTCCTGGGCGGTCACCACCCGGGGGACACCCTCCAGGTCGCCCCGGACCACGGCGAAGGTGTCGCCGCGCCAGCGGACCTCCACCCGGACGGGGTGGACCGTGCCGCCGTCCGAGACCCGGAAGACCCAGTCGGCCCCCGCGTTCTCGAGCAACGCCCGGAGCGGCACCCGCCACCCCTCGTGGCGCCGGGTCTCGAGCCGGGTCTCCACGGTGGCCCCGGTGGGGAGCCCGAAGGGGCGGTCCGGGAGGTCGATCTCCACGGCGGCGAGGGTGCCGACCCGCACCGCCGGGACCACGCGGCTCGCCCGGGCCGCCAGCGGGGGGGCGGTGCCGGGGTCCGGGGGGAGGATCTCGGCCCGTGTCCCGGGGGCGAGCACGGGGAAGAGGTCCTGCGGCACCCGGACCCGGACCCGGTAGCCGCGGTCCGGAGCCTCCATGGCGACCACGGGCCGGCCCGGGAGGGCCAGGTCCCCGGGGTCGGCGAGGCGGGCCGTGACCACGCCGTCGAAGGGTGCCTCGAGGCGGGTGTAGGCGAGGTCCGTCTCGGCGGCGTGGAGGTCCTTTTCGAGGCCGGTCACCCGGGCCCGGGCGGCCTCGAGGGCGGCCACGGACCGGTCCAGGGCCTCCCGGCTGAGGGCCTTGGCCTCGAAGAGGCGCCGGTCGCGGCCGGTGACGGCCTCCTGGGTGGCGAAGGCCGTGCGGGCGGCGTCGAGCGCCGCCCGGAGGCCGGCCACGCGGTCGCGCTCGGGCCGGTCGTCGAGGCGGGCGAGGAGGTCCCCCCGGCGCACCCGGTCGCCCTCGCGCACCCGGACCTCGAGGATCTGGCCGGTCACCCGCGGGGCGATCTCGGCGGCCACCTTGGCCTCGATGGTGCCCAGGAGGCGCACCGTGGCGGGAAAGGTGCCGTAGGCGGCCCGGGCGGTGGTCACCACCGGCAGCACCGGGGCGGGGGGCGGGGTCCGGGCGAGCTGGGCCTTGCGGTGGCGCACGAGGAGCACGGCCCCGAGGGCCGGGATCAGGACGGCGAGGGCGAGGGCGATCTGCCTGCGGTTCAGGCGGAGTCGGGTCTTCATCTGGAGGCGGTCCTTTCCGGGGTCTCGCCGTCGCCTGCAGCCGTCGCCGGGGGCCCGGCCTCGATGAGGCCGAGGGCCAGGCGCTCGGCCACGGCGGCGCGCTGGTGGTCGAAGATGGCGGCCAGCTCCGCGGCCTTGGCCTGGAGCCAGGCGGACTGGGCGAGCAGGCTGTCGGTCACGGTACCGGCGCCGGTCCGGTAGCGGAGCTGCTCGATCCGGTAGGTCTCCTCGGCGGTCCGGCGGGCGGCCGCGGCCACCTCGAGGCGGTGCTCGGCCTCCCGGCGGGCGGAACGGGCATGGAGGATGTCGGTCCGGGCCCGGAGCCGGGCCTCGCGGAGGCGTTCCTCGGCGGCCCGGAGTTGGTCCTCGGCCTTCCGGATCTCGGCCGAGACGGTGCCGCCGGTGAAGAGGTCGAAGGAGAGGGCGACGCCGGCCCACCAGACCTCCTCGTCGGCCTCGAAGCCGCTTCCCGCCCGGCGGCCGTAGTCCCCCACGAGGTCCAGGGCGGGGAGCCGCCGGCCCCGGGCCGCCCGGAGCGCCGCCTCGGCCTGCCGGACCCGGCGCTCGGCCTGCCGGACGTCGGGGCGGCGCGCCAGGGCCGCCTCGATGTCCGGGGCGGCCTCGCCTGCGGGCGGCGCCGGCAGGAGTCGGCCCTCCGCCTCGGGGGGCGCCGAGGGGTCGAGGCCGAGCAGCAGGGCGAGGTCCTCCCGGGCCCGGAGGGCCGACTCGCGGCTCTGGATGAGGGCCTGGCGCTGGGAGGCCACCTGGGTGTCGATCCGCATGAGTTCCACCGGGGCGATGCGGCCCACCTCGAGCCGGAGCGCGGCGTCGGCGCGGGCCTTCTCGAGGGCCGAGAGGGTCTCCTCCTGGGCCCGGACCAGGGCCTCGAGGTAGAGCACCCGGTTGAAGGCGTCGGTGACCTCGGCCACCAGCCGCTGGGCGGTGAGACGGAGCCCTTCCAGGGCGGCCCGGTCCCCGGCGGCCGCCTGGGCCAGGCGGGCCCGGAGGCTGCCGCCGTGGAAGAGGGGGGCCCGGATCCGGGTGCCCGCCTGGTACTGGTCGCGGCTGAAGTCCGGAAGCGGGCCGTTGAAGCTCTTGATGGGGACCACCACCGTGGGGTCGCTCTGGCGCCGGGCGTCGGCGTAGGCCGTGACCTGGGGGAGCATCCGGCCCAGCGCCGCCCGGCGCTCTTCTCCGGCGGCTCGGCGCTCGTGGACCACCGCGGCGAGGAGGGGGCTCTGGCGGAGCGCGGTTCGGACGGCCGCCTCGAGGGTGAGCCTCCGGGGCGCCGGGCCGGGGGCCGGCGGCGCCGCCGCGGCGGCCGGCAGGGCGGCCAGGGCGAGGAGGAGGACGAGGAACGCGGGGAGGTCTCGGAGCGACATGCGGCGGCCAGCCTTGTCGGGAGCCTCGGCCCTGGTGATGTCGCGAAAACTCGCCGATGGCTGTGGTGCTTCGGATCCCCTCGTCACCGCGATGTACCCATGGCCCGCCTCGCTCCTCGGCATTCTCGCACCGTGCATTTTCGACCTTCCTTGGGTATCCGCTCAGAAGCCCTTGCGGGCCATCACTCCCTGACCAAGAGGATCGGGGCCGCGGCGAATTCCACGGCGGCCCTGGAGACGCTTCCCAGGAGGAGTTCCCGGAAGCCGCCCCACCCCCGGGTGCCCATGACGGCAAGGGTCACGTCCCCCCGGCGGAGCCGCCGGGTCACTTCCTCCCGGACGGGGCCGGTGACGAGCTCGACCTCCACGGCTCCCGCCCCGGCGGCCTTCATCTCTTCCGCAAGGCCGGCGAGCCGGTTCCGTGCCGCCGCGGGGGCCTTCCCGGGAGGCGTCTCCCGGGCGGTTTCCTCTCCCGCCCCGGGGGATTCCACCACGTGGAAGAGGGTCATCCGGGCCGCCCTGGGGGCCAGGGACCGGGCCGCCCGGCGGGCCCCCTCGGCCCGGGGCGACAGGTCCGTCAGGAGGCAGACGTGGTCGGTCACGGGCCGGGCCTCGAGGGCGCAGGTGAAGCGGTCTCCTGTGCCCGCCGGGCGCATGACGAGGACGGGGACGTCGGCGTGCTCCACCACGAAGCCGGTGGTGCCCCCGAGGAGTTTCTCCTTCCAGGAGGTGCGGCCGTGGGAGCCCATCACCACGATGTCGCAACCCTCGGCCCGGGCGGCATGGACCACGCCCTTTCCCGGGATGTCGTGGACGAGGCGGCTTTCGGCCTCGATGCCGGCCCGGCGCAGGTTCTCCAGCCGGGCGGCCAGTTCCTGGGTGGCCATTTGGTCGTGGCGTTCGTAGAAGGTCTTGTCGAAGCCGAGGAAGTCCACGGCGGACCTCACGTCGGTGACGTGGAGGAGCACGGCCTTTCGGATGCCGAGCCCCTCGAGGGCGGACGTGCAGGCGAGGACCTTGTCGGAGATCTCGGAGAAGTCCACCGGGAAGAGCGCTTTTTCGAACATGGTCATACCTCCGTGAACCAGTGGCGGGTGCGGTTGCAGAAGGCGCACACCGAGAGCATCACCGGGACCTCCACCAGAACGCCCACCACGGTGGCGAGCGCCGCCCCGGACTCGGGCCCGTAGAGGGCGATGGCCGTGGCCACGGCGAGCTCGAAGAAGTTCGAGGCCCCGATGAGGGCGCCGGGGGCGGCCACCGGGTACGGGACCCGGAAGAGCCGCATGAGCCCGTAGACCAGGGACGAGTTGAAGTAGACCTGGATGATGATGGGCACCGCGATGAGGGCCACGTGGAGGGTCTTGTCGCTGATGTTGTCCGCCTGGAAGGCGAAGATGATCACCAGAGTGGCCAGGAGCGCCGCCACGGAGACGGGGTGGAGCAGGGGCAGGAACCGCTGTTCGAACCACTCGAGGCCCTTGGCGCGGATGGCCAGGGTCCGGGTGAGGCTCCCGGCCGCGAGCGGGATCACGATGAACAGGAACACCGCCCAGAGGAGCACCGGGATGGGCACCGTGAGCCCGGAGGCCCCGGCCACGAGGAAGGTTACGATGGGGGCGAAGGCGAAGAGCATGATGAGGTCGTTCACCGCCACCTGGACCAGGGTGTAGGCCGGGTCTCCGTCGGTGAGGTAGCTCCAGACGAAGACCATGGCGGTGCAGGGGGCGGCGGCGAGGATGATGACGCCCGCGATGTACTGCCGGGCCAGCTCCAGGCCGATGATAGGCAGGAAGAGGTGGCGGAAGAAGAGCCAGCCGAAGAAGGCCATGCTGAAGGGCTTGACCAGCCAGTTCACGAACAGGGTGATGAGGAGCCCCCTCGGCCGCTTTCCCACGTCCAGGACGGACTTGAAGTCCACCTTGAGCATCATGGGGTAGATCATGAGCCAGATGAGCACGGCGATCACCACGTTGATGTGAGTGTTCTCGCCGAACTCCAGGGTCCGGATGGCCGAGGTGGCCGCCGGGAAGGTCCGGCCCAGGACCACCCCGAGCACCATGCAGGCGGCCACCCAGAGGGAGAGGTAACGTTCGAAGAGGCTCAGGCGCTTCGGGCGCGCCGCGGTGTTGTCGGTCATGAGATCCGTCCTCCTTCTTCGATGGCCTCCGGGATCGCGGGCCGGCGCCGGCGGGCGCTCATCCCTCCTCCCCGGTGAGCAGTCGCTTGATCTCCTCCACGGAGAAGAGCTTGCCGTAGCCCTTCACCTTGCCGTCTACCACGATCCCGGGGGTGGTGAGGACGCCGTAACCGATGATGCGGCCCATCTCCGAGACCTTTTCGATCTCCGCCTCGAGGCCGAGTTCCTTCACCGCCTGTTCCGCGTTGG
The window above is part of the Dissulfurirhabdus thermomarina genome. Proteins encoded here:
- a CDS encoding efflux RND transporter periplasmic adaptor subunit, translated to MKTRLRLNRRQIALALAVLIPALGAVLLVRHRKAQLARTPPPAPVLPVVTTARAAYGTFPATVRLLGTIEAKVAAEIAPRVTGQILEVRVREGDRVRRGDLLARLDDRPERDRVAGLRAALDAARTAFATQEAVTGRDRRLFEAKALSREALDRSVAALEAARARVTGLEKDLHAAETDLAYTRLEAPFDGVVTARLADPGDLALPGRPVVAMEAPDRGYRVRVRVPQDLFPVLAPGTRAEILPPDPGTAPPLAARASRVVPAVRVGTLAAVEIDLPDRPFGLPTGATVETRLETRRHEGWRVPLRALLENAGADWVFRVSDGGTVHPVRVEVRWRGDTFAVVRGDLEGVPRVVTAQESALLRLHDGEKVRVAEAAGADAPSGAAAPGPKADTGKARP
- a CDS encoding TolC family protein, producing MSLRDLPAFLVLLLALAALPAAAAAPPAPGPAPRRLTLEAAVRTALRQSPLLAAVVHERRAAGEERRAALGRMLPQVTAYADARRQSDPTVVVPIKSFNGPLPDFSRDQYQAGTRIRAPLFHGGSLRARLAQAAAGDRAALEGLRLTAQRLVAEVTDAFNRVLYLEALVRAQEETLSALEKARADAALRLEVGRIAPVELMRIDTQVASQRQALIQSRESALRAREDLALLLGLDPSAPPEAEGRLLPAPPAGEAAPDIEAALARRPDVRQAERRVRQAEAALRAARGRRLPALDLVGDYGRRAGSGFEADEEVWWAGVALSFDLFTGGTVSAEIRKAEDQLRAAEERLREARLRARTDILHARSARREAEHRLEVAAAARRTAEETYRIEQLRYRTGAGTVTDSLLAQSAWLQAKAAELAAIFDHQRAAVAERLALGLIEAGPPATAAGDGETPERTASR
- a CDS encoding universal stress protein, with the protein product MFEKALFPVDFSEISDKVLACTSALEGLGIRKAVLLHVTDVRSAVDFLGFDKTFYERHDQMATQELAARLENLRRAGIEAESRLVHDIPGKGVVHAARAEGCDIVVMGSHGRTSWKEKLLGGTTGFVVEHADVPVLVMRPAGTGDRFTCALEARPVTDHVCLLTDLSPRAEGARRAARSLAPRAARMTLFHVVESPGAGEETARETPPGKAPAAARNRLAGLAEEMKAAGAGAVEVELVTGPVREEVTRRLRRGDVTLAVMGTRGWGGFRELLLGSVSRAAVEFAAAPILLVRE
- the arsB gene encoding ACR3 family arsenite efflux transporter yields the protein MTDNTAARPKRLSLFERYLSLWVAACMVLGVVLGRTFPAATSAIRTLEFGENTHINVVIAVLIWLMIYPMMLKVDFKSVLDVGKRPRGLLITLFVNWLVKPFSMAFFGWLFFRHLFLPIIGLELARQYIAGVIILAAAPCTAMVFVWSYLTDGDPAYTLVQVAVNDLIMLFAFAPIVTFLVAGASGLTVPIPVLLWAVFLFIVIPLAAGSLTRTLAIRAKGLEWFEQRFLPLLHPVSVAALLATLVIIFAFQADNISDKTLHVALIAVPIIIQVYFNSSLVYGLMRLFRVPYPVAAPGALIGASNFFELAVATAIALYGPESGAALATVVGVLVEVPVMLSVCAFCNRTRHWFTEV
- a CDS encoding thioredoxin family protein; this translates as MKIEILGPGCARCEALRANAEQAVKELGLEAEIEKVSEMGRIIGYGVLTTPGIVVDGKVKGYGKLFSVEEIKRLLTGEEG